The following are from one region of the Coffea eugenioides isolate CCC68of chromosome 2, Ceug_1.0, whole genome shotgun sequence genome:
- the LOC113760972 gene encoding arabinogalactan protein 23-like: MEMKKIACAVLVAAASVSAVLAESQAPAPAPEAANSAYAALPAVGTVVGASLVSFFAYYRH; this comes from the coding sequence atggagatgaagaagatCGCTTGTGCAGTCCTTGTGGCCGCTGCCTCCGTGAGCGCAGTCTTGGCTGAGAGCCAGGCACCCGCACCTGCACCAGAAGCAGCCAACAGTGCCTATGCTGCATTGCCCGCCGTTGGAACCGTTGTCGGTGCCTCCCTCGTGTCCTTCTTTGCCTACTACAGGCACTAA